Proteins encoded by one window of Elaeis guineensis isolate ETL-2024a chromosome 12, EG11, whole genome shotgun sequence:
- the LOC105054828 gene encoding remorin, whose translation MGEEETTKTEASAEAVKDGPEEKALAQPPPEEKALAQPPPEEKPDESKALVVVEKVADSPPPEKSSAGSTNRDAVLARVATEKKMSLIKAWEESEKTKAENKAQKKMSSIVSWENTKKAAVEAELKKIEEALEMKKAEYSEKMKNKIAMIHKAAEEKRAIVEAKRGEEILKAEESAAKYRATGLYPKKVCGCFSA comes from the exons atGGGGGAGGAGGAGACGACGAAGACGGAGGCCTCGGCGGAGGCCGTAAAGGATGGCCCGGAGGAGAAGGCGTTGGCTCAGCCACCTCCGGAGGAGAAGGCGTTGGCTCAGCCGCCTCCAGAGGAGAAGCCCGACGAATCCAAGGCTCTCGTTGTCGTGGAGA AGGTTGCAGATTCTCCTCCACCTGAGAAAAGCTCAGCAGGTTCCACTAACAGAG ATGCTGTTCTTGCACGGGTAGCAACTGAGAAGAAAATGTCTTTGATCAAGGCATGGGAGGAGAGTGAAAAAACCAAAGCTGAGAATAA AGCTCAGAAGAAGATGTCATCCATTGTTTCATGGGAGAACACAAAGAAGGCAGCAGTGGAAGCTGAGTTGAAAAAAATTGAG GAAGCACTTGAGATGAAGAAGGCGGAATATTCAGAAAAAATGAAGAACAAAATCGCCATGATCCACAAGGCAGCAGAAGAGAAGAGAGCAATTGTTGAGGCCAAGCGCGGAGAGGAGATCTTAAAGGCAGAGGAATCAGCTGCAAAATATCGCGCCACAGGACTTTATCCAAAGAAGGTATGTGGGTGCTTCAGCGCCTAG
- the LOC105054827 gene encoding acetyl-coenzyme A carboxylase carboxyl transferase subunit alpha, chloroplastic, protein MNSLSLSPAVNGGESCSFVSGSYINLRKTSLAAILQRSPFNGIGGAWLRHLGLSTATNGRRFSVCSRVRKVQKHEYPWPDDIDPNLKSGHLSYLSHFKPLTEKPKPVTLPFEKPLIDLEKKIIDVRKMAEETGLDFSDQINLLESKYQQALKDLYTHLTPIQRLSIARHPNRPTFLDHVLNITEKWVELHGDRAGYDDPAIVTGIGSIDGKRYMFIGHQKGRNTKENIQRNFGMPTPHGYRKALRMMKYADHHGFPIITFIDTPGAYADLKSEELGQGEAIAHNLRTMFGLKVPIVTVVIGEGGSGGALAIGCANKIFMLENSVFYVASPEACAAILWKTSSAAPTAAEQLRITANELCRLKIADGIIPEPLGGAHTDPSWTSQQIKLMVTKAMEELGGMDIDGLLSHRHLKFRALGGFVEGEPVDPEKKLNMKKKEAGLAQVTADIETEIENLKKTAREAKGKSPTRIISDEALEKLMEEVDKEMTNAFIAMGLQEKLEALKMELSESPDTPDENLSPTLKEKVDRLMQEFKHNLSHPGSYMALKQKLEMLSEARRMEQKRVKGEKLKKEINEKLQEEAKGQMQVLRKAWEKVAKGEKLDENQIEEVEMAKEDLKEMLKSVNLEVVGPGKKIVPTAPPGLEEILTKADDVIKKEIEAAIGKAGLRGKVDELKAEIASGASKDKVENLLKEIREGIAAVMDTTDLKKKVEGTVGSPVQETVGASS, encoded by the exons ATGAATTCGCTGTCCCTTTCACCTGCTGTTAATGGTGGAGAGAGCTGCAGTTTTGTGTCTGGATCATACATTAATCTACGGAAGACATCCCTAGCTGCTATTCTGCAGAGGAGTCCATTTAATGGAATTGGTGGAGCTTGGTTGAGGCATTTAGGATTATCAACAGCTACAAATGGGCGCAGGTTTTCTGTTTGTTCAAGGGTCAGAAAGGTACAGAAGCATGAGTATCCCTGGCCAGATGATATTGACCCAAATCTGAAAAGCGGACACTTGAGTTATTTGTCTCACTTCAAGCCTCTAACAGAGAAACCAAAGCCAGTTACCCTTCCTTTCGAGAAGCCATTAATTGATTTGGAAAAGAAGATAATCGAT GTGCGTAAGATGGCGGAAGAAACTGGTTTGGACTTCAGTGATCAAATTAACTTATTGGAAAGCAAGTATCAGCAG GCCCTGAAAGATCTATACACACATTTAACTCCAATCCAACGCTTAAGCATTGCTCGCCATCCCAACAGGCCAACATTTCTCGATCATGTTTTAAACATTACCGAAAAG TGGGTTGAGCTCCATGGAGACCGTGCTGGTTATGATGATCCTGCCATTGTCACAGGAATTGGAAGCATAGACGGCAAGCGCTATATGTTTATTGGTCATCAGAAAGGCAGGAACACAAAGGAAAATATTCAGCGCAATTTTGGAATGCCAACTCCACATGG CTATCGAAAGGCTTTGCGCATGATGAAGTATGCTGATCATCATGGATTTCCCATCATCACATTTATTGACACACCTGGGGCATATGCTGATCTTAAATCTGAAGAACTTGGTCAG GGAGAAGCAATAGCTCATAATTTGAGGACCATGTTTGGCCTAAAGGTTCCAATTGTCACTGTTGTTATTGGAGAAGGTGGCTCTGGTGGTGCTCTTGCTATTGGCTGtgcaaataaaatatttatgttgGAGAACTCTGTCTTTTATGTTGCCAG CCCGGAAGCATGTGCTGCAATACTGTGGAAGACCTCATCAGCAGCTCCTACG GCAGCCGAACAACTAAGGATCACAGCCAATGAACTGTGTAGACTCAAAATTGCTGATGGAATCATTCCG GAACCTCTAGGTGGTGCGCACACTGATCCATCTTGGACGTCCCAACAGATAAAGCTTATGGTCACAAAGGCCATGGAG GAGCTTGGAGGTATGGATATAGATGGGTTGCTAAGCCACCGGCATCTGAAATTCCGGGCACTTGGGGGTTTTGTGGAAGGTGAGCCGGTGGATCCAGAGAAGAAATTGaacatgaagaagaaggaagctGGCCTTGCTCAAGTCACAGCTGATATAGAGACGGAAATTGAAAATCTCAAGAAGACAGCAAGAGAAGCCAAGGGCAAGTCTCCAACTCGCATCATCTCTGATGAGGCTCTAGAGAAACTGATGGAAGAAGTAGACAAGGAAATGACGAATGCTTTTATTGCAATGGGCCTACAAGAGAAGCTGGAAGCTTTGAAGATGGAGCTATCTGAGTCTCCTGACACACCTGATGAGAACCTTAGTCCAACATTGAAGGAAAAGGTAGACAGGCTGATGCAAGAATTTAAGCATAATTTATCCCACCCTGGATCCTATATGGCATTGAAGCAGAAGCTTGAGATGTTATCAGAGGCTAGAAGAATGGAGCAGAAGAGGGTGAAGGGAGAGAAGCTGAAGAAAGAGATCAATGAGAAACTCCAAGAGGAGGCAAAGGGACAGATGCAGGTTCTTAGAAAGGCATGGGAGAAGGTGGCGAAGGGAGAGAAATTGGACGaaaatcagatcgaggaggtagaAATGGCCAAGGAAGATCTGAAGGAGATGCTAAAGTCAGTGAACCTGGAGGTGGTGGGGCCAGGGAAGAAGATTGTGCCGACGGCCCCACCAGGCCTAGAGGAGATATTAACAAAGGCAGATGATGTgataaagaaagaaatagaggcgGCAATTGGTAAAGCAGGGTTAAGGGGGAAGGTAGATGAATTAAAGGCGGAGATAGCGAGTGGTGCAAGTAAAGATAAGGTGGAGAATTTGCTGAAGGAGATAAGAGAAGGAATTGCTGCTGTAATGGATACAACGGATCTAAAGAAGAAGGTTGAAGGTACTGTGGGATCACCAGTACAAGAAACAGTCGGTGCTAGTAGCTAA
- the LOC105054880 gene encoding transcription factor MYB86: MGCRTCETPKVNYRKGLWSPEEDQKLRDYMLKHGHSCWSAVPVKAGLQRKGKSCRLRWINYLRPGLKRGFFSQEEEETIMNLQAKLGNKWSRIAMHLPGRTDNEVKNYWNSYLKKKVINAQGSDPHGSATKSPDSTNQSQVTHAETIYKISSSESIEPPGSSTRDLSPSMMHRMEFGSFKGASHQHFPKVFADWLSVDQVIDQSSGSFVHANTPWNSNNSNIDEVLKPGSSQVVADSKSDLLSGYGDSGIYGELQAQLEPASQTLGDEFFDLLSLGEISVSLDTNHDVLF, encoded by the exons ATGGGTTGCAGGACATGCGAGACGCCCAAAGTGAATTATAGGAAAGGCTTGTGGTCTCCTGAAGAAGATCAGAAACTGAGGGATTACATGCTTAAGCATGGGCACAGCTGCTGGAGTGCAGTTCCTGTCAAGGCTG GTTTGCAACGAAAGGGAAAGAGTTGCAGATTGAGGTGGATCAATTACTTGAGGCCTGGATTAAAGAGGGGATTTTTTTCTCAAGAGGAGGAAGAAACAATAATGAACCTTCAGGCCAAGTTGGGCAACAA GTGGTCACGGATAGCCATGCATCTGCCTGGAAGAACAGATAATGAAGTGAAAAATTATTGGAATTCCTACTTAAAGAAGAAAGTGATAAATGCTCAAGGATCAGATCCTCATGGCTCTGCAACAAAATCACCAGATTCGACCAATCAAAGCCAAGTGACTCATGCAGAGACCATTTACAAAATTTCAAGTTCTGAATCCATAGAGCCTCCTGGATCATCTACGAGAGATTTAAGTCCATCCATGATGCATCGAATGGAATTTGGCTCCTTCAAAGGGGCAAGCCATCAGCACTTCCCTAAGGTTTTTGCAGATTGGCTCTCTGTCGACCAAGTCATTGATCAGAGCTCAGGGAGCTTTGTTCATGCAAACACTCCATGGAACTCCAACAACTCAAATATTGATGAGGTCCTTAAGCCAGGGTCTTCCCAAGTTGTTGCAGACTCTAAGAGTGATCTTCTCAGTGGATATGGAGATTCTGGTATTTATGGTGAGCTTCAAGCACAACTTGAACCTGCTAGTCAGACTCTAGGAGATGAGTTCTTTGATCTTTTATCCCTGGGGGAGATTTCAGTCAGTCTTGACACGAACCATGATGTGCTATTTTGA